A single uncultured Acetobacterium sp. DNA region contains:
- a CDS encoding AI-2E family transporter — MEDSSNKKRLLFLNLIVVVLIGILCFFIWPTLAGMFAPFFFAIVLAYLMNPLVVAFERKGLNRGAAVLIVFFAVLAIVIGAFMSFIPSLITNIASMIKSIPTFVTQMQTYITNLSDYISNFTGYDITQFFNLEQILGNVLQGFAAALQGISNALLQNSGQLMNIIIVPLVTIFLLMDKERFIKGIMYLVPVHYRDSMLKMCCDIDLVIGGFIKGQGLTSLIAGIATGIGAFALGLPYASIIGVIAGVTTMVPYFGPAVGTIVIVLLVLFTNPMMIIPMLIVIGVVQVVCGNFLAPALMSGNVGLHPVFIIFSIFFFGAMFGGVGMIMAVPIAGTIKVVAGYIISLFASKDTAELKKD; from the coding sequence ATGGAAGATTCATCAAACAAAAAGAGATTGTTATTTCTTAACTTGATTGTTGTTGTTTTGATTGGTATTCTTTGCTTTTTTATCTGGCCGACACTGGCGGGGATGTTTGCGCCATTCTTTTTTGCTATTGTCTTGGCTTATTTAATGAATCCATTGGTTGTAGCTTTTGAAAGAAAAGGGTTGAATCGGGGCGCCGCGGTTCTGATTGTGTTTTTTGCCGTATTGGCAATCGTAATTGGGGCATTTATGAGTTTTATTCCCAGTCTCATTACCAACATTGCCAGCATGATCAAAAGTATCCCAACGTTTGTTACACAGATGCAGACCTATATTACAAATCTGTCCGATTATATTTCGAATTTTACCGGCTATGATATTACCCAGTTTTTTAATTTGGAACAGATTCTGGGAAATGTACTCCAGGGATTTGCGGCAGCGCTTCAGGGGATTTCCAATGCCCTGCTTCAGAATAGCGGCCAGTTAATGAATATTATTATCGTGCCATTGGTTACCATTTTCTTACTGATGGATAAAGAACGTTTTATCAAAGGGATTATGTATCTCGTCCCGGTTCACTATCGCGACAGTATGCTTAAAATGTGTTGCGACATTGATCTGGTCATTGGTGGTTTTATTAAAGGACAAGGTCTGACTTCACTAATCGCCGGGATTGCCACTGGCATTGGCGCCTTTGCACTGGGATTGCCCTATGCCAGTATTATTGGGGTGATTGCCGGGGTTACTACCATGGTTCCCTATTTTGGACCAGCTGTAGGTACCATTGTAATCGTGTTGTTAGTACTGTTTACCAATCCGATGATGATTATTCCGATGCTTATTGTGATTGGGGTGGTTCAGGTGGTCTGCGGTAATTTTCTGGCACCGGCTTTGATGTCAGGCAATGTCGGGCTTCACCCGGTCTTTATTATTTTCTCGATTTTCTTTTTTGGTGCCATGTTTGGGGGCGTCGGCATGATTATGGCTGTTCCCATCGCCGGAACCATAAAGGTGGTAGCCGGATATATTATTTCCCTGTTTGCCTCAAAGGACACGGCAGAACTAAAAAAGGATTGA